A single region of the Streptomyces sp. ITFR-16 genome encodes:
- a CDS encoding MFS transporter: MTSSQSENATTAPEARAGRKEWIALGVLILPVLLVSMDLTVLYFAIPAISEDLGPSGSQQLWMIDIYGFVLSGVLLTMGALGDRIGRRRLLLIGAVVFGGGSLLAAYASSPEMVISARAFQGLGGATLMPSTLALIRNLFRDQTQRRTALAVWSTGMAAGAALGPVVSGALLAGFWWGSVFLINVPVMLLLLVAAPFLLPEFKDAAAGKLDLISAALSLAVVLPVIYGFKKIAVDGFSVPYVVAIVVGLAIVPVFLRRQRASSDPMIDVSLFRNRAFGASVTVNMLACFTLVGYSLFSTQYMQSVLGMSALKSALWTIPGTIAVGAVVPVATVLVRTVRPAVIIASGFGLATVALLMLTQVPEKDGLVLILIGIIALAVGLTPVLTLVTELVVGQVPPERAGTASALLQTCQELGGALGVAVLGSIGATAYRNSDALEAPAGVPAGALDQAKETIGGALAAAGRLSGDASGNLVDAARAAFTTEVHAASVAGAVVMAGAAVVALVGLRSVQHDNARAAEPAEPETAAQTSKAAAQEPGTGLA; encoded by the coding sequence ATGACCAGCTCCCAGAGCGAGAACGCCACCACCGCACCGGAGGCCAGAGCGGGCCGCAAGGAATGGATCGCCCTCGGCGTCCTGATCCTGCCCGTGCTGCTCGTCTCGATGGACCTGACCGTCCTCTACTTCGCCATCCCGGCCATCAGCGAGGACCTGGGGCCGTCCGGCAGCCAGCAGCTGTGGATGATCGACATCTACGGCTTCGTGCTGTCCGGGGTCCTGCTCACCATGGGCGCGCTCGGCGACCGCATCGGCCGGCGCCGGCTCCTGCTGATCGGTGCCGTGGTCTTCGGCGGCGGCTCGCTGCTGGCGGCCTACGCCTCCAGCCCCGAGATGGTGATCAGCGCCCGCGCGTTCCAGGGCCTCGGCGGCGCCACCCTGATGCCCTCCACGCTCGCCCTCATCCGGAACCTGTTCCGCGACCAGACCCAGCGCCGTACCGCGCTCGCCGTCTGGTCCACCGGCATGGCCGCCGGCGCCGCGCTCGGCCCGGTGGTCAGCGGCGCCCTGCTGGCCGGCTTCTGGTGGGGCTCGGTCTTCCTCATCAACGTGCCCGTGATGCTGCTCCTGCTGGTCGCGGCGCCGTTCCTGCTGCCGGAGTTCAAGGACGCCGCAGCCGGCAAGCTCGACCTGATCAGCGCCGCGCTCTCGCTCGCCGTGGTCCTGCCGGTCATCTACGGCTTCAAGAAGATCGCCGTGGACGGCTTCTCGGTCCCCTATGTCGTCGCGATCGTGGTGGGCCTCGCCATCGTCCCGGTGTTCCTGCGCCGCCAGCGCGCCAGCAGCGACCCGATGATCGATGTCTCGCTCTTCCGCAACCGGGCGTTCGGCGCCTCGGTGACCGTCAACATGCTGGCCTGCTTCACCCTGGTCGGCTACTCGCTCTTCTCCACCCAGTACATGCAGTCGGTCCTCGGGATGAGCGCCCTGAAGTCCGCGCTGTGGACGATCCCCGGCACCATCGCGGTCGGCGCCGTCGTGCCGGTCGCCACCGTCCTGGTGCGCACCGTGCGCCCGGCCGTCATCATCGCCAGCGGTTTCGGCCTGGCCACCGTCGCCCTGCTGATGCTCACCCAGGTGCCGGAGAAGGACGGCCTGGTGCTGATCCTGATCGGCATCATCGCGCTCGCGGTCGGTCTCACCCCGGTCCTCACCCTGGTCACCGAACTCGTCGTCGGACAGGTGCCGCCGGAGCGCGCCGGTACGGCCTCCGCGCTGCTGCAGACCTGCCAGGAGCTGGGCGGCGCCCTCGGGGTCGCCGTCCTCGGCAGCATCGGCGCCACCGCCTACCGCAACAGCGATGCGCTGGAGGCGCCCGCCGGGGTGCCGGCCGGTGCGCTGGACCAGGCGAAGGAGACCATCGGCGGTGCGCTGGCGGCGGCCGGACGGCTGTCGGGCGACGCGTCGGGGAACCTGGTCGACGCCGCGCGCGCCGCGTTCACCACCGAGGTGCACGCGGCGTCCGTGGCCGGTGCCGTCGTGATGGCGGGGGCCGCCGTGGTGGCCCTGGTCGGACTGCGCTCCGTCCAGCACGACAACGCGCGCGCCGCCGAGCCGGCCGAGCCCGAGACCGCCGCGCAGACCTCCAAGGCAGCCGCCCAGGAGCCCGGCACCGGCCTCGCGTAG
- a CDS encoding AMP-binding protein — protein MSLSTRHPAAVGAPAERIHEFMLAAAGTAPDSPAVWEAAGDGTSRVLSYRQLERRAHDYALTLDALGLDIGDRVILESDNSASAVAALLACSMLGLTFIPVSPDVPDARLLAITATARPALHLQAVTGGRGGVPESVGTARFGPDGVSVERAPVPRTRHRRDPVSTDAAYMIFTSGTTGRPKGVVMSHRGVLSFYRGMLRHAIVTAQDRLATTSPLQFDFALLDIGLALGSGAQLIPVPRELMHWPRRLLRFLADTGATQVDGVPSIWRPVLRHESKGLAALAGQVRGVLFSGEAFPLPELRQLQGLLPQARVVNCFGPTEAMAFSLTDVPRPLPEGVDKLSIGFAYPGAEMLLIDDEGRPVEEPGVVGEIHLRGPSLFTGYWDDPEATRSVLVPDPLNPASGQLVYKSSDLAYRGESGELYFVGRSDLQVKMRGNRVELGEIERRLLEFPGVEAAAVVVRPRPGEDPELYAYVVPSRGFDALPVAVSAFCKETLPDYMVPRRVELIPALPLTPNGKTDRRALAALVTGA, from the coding sequence ATGAGCCTGAGTACGCGCCACCCGGCGGCGGTCGGCGCCCCGGCGGAACGCATCCATGAATTCATGCTGGCGGCGGCCGGGACCGCACCCGACAGCCCGGCCGTCTGGGAGGCCGCCGGCGACGGCACCTCCCGGGTGCTGAGCTACCGCCAACTGGAGCGCAGGGCCCACGACTACGCCCTGACGCTGGACGCGCTCGGCCTCGACATCGGGGACCGGGTGATCCTGGAGAGCGACAACTCGGCCTCCGCCGTGGCCGCGCTGCTCGCCTGCTCGATGCTCGGGCTCACCTTCATCCCGGTCAGCCCCGACGTCCCCGACGCCCGGCTGCTGGCCATCACCGCCACCGCCCGCCCCGCCCTGCACCTCCAGGCGGTGACCGGAGGACGGGGCGGGGTGCCGGAGTCCGTCGGTACGGCCCGCTTCGGCCCCGACGGGGTGAGCGTGGAACGCGCGCCGGTACCGCGTACCCGCCACCGGCGCGACCCGGTCTCCACCGACGCCGCGTACATGATCTTCACTTCGGGCACCACGGGCCGCCCCAAGGGCGTGGTCATGAGCCACCGGGGGGTGCTCTCCTTCTACCGGGGCATGCTCCGGCACGCGATCGTCACCGCCCAGGACCGGCTGGCCACCACCTCGCCGCTCCAGTTCGACTTCGCGCTGCTGGACATCGGCCTGGCGCTCGGCTCGGGCGCCCAGCTGATCCCCGTACCGCGCGAACTGATGCACTGGCCGCGCCGGCTGCTGCGCTTCCTCGCCGACACCGGGGCCACCCAGGTCGACGGGGTGCCGTCCATCTGGCGGCCCGTGCTGCGCCACGAGTCCAAGGGGCTGGCCGCGCTGGCGGGGCAGGTGCGCGGGGTGCTGTTCTCCGGCGAGGCCTTCCCGCTGCCCGAACTGCGGCAGCTGCAGGGCCTGTTGCCGCAGGCCCGGGTGGTGAACTGCTTCGGCCCGACCGAGGCGATGGCCTTCTCCCTCACCGATGTGCCCCGTCCGCTGCCCGAGGGCGTCGACAAGCTGTCCATCGGATTCGCCTACCCCGGCGCGGAGATGCTCCTGATCGACGACGAGGGCCGTCCCGTGGAGGAGCCGGGCGTGGTGGGCGAGATCCATCTGCGCGGTCCGTCGCTGTTCACCGGGTACTGGGACGACCCCGAGGCGACCCGGTCCGTGCTCGTGCCCGATCCGCTCAACCCCGCGTCGGGCCAGCTCGTGTACAAGTCGAGCGACCTGGCCTACCGGGGCGAGAGCGGGGAGCTCTACTTCGTCGGGCGCTCCGACCTCCAGGTCAAGATGCGCGGGAACCGGGTGGAGCTGGGCGAGATCGAGCGCCGGCTGCTGGAGTTCCCGGGGGTCGAGGCAGCCGCGGTGGTGGTGCGGCCCCGGCCTGGCGAGGACCCCGAGCTGTACGCGTACGTGGTGCCGTCCCGCGGCTTCGACGCCCTGCCCGTGGCGGTCAGCGCCTTCTGCAAGGAGACCCTGCCCGACTACATGGTGCCGAGGAGGGTCGAGCTGATCCCCGCCCTGCCGCTCACCCCCAACGGCAAGACGGACCGCAGGGCGCTGGCGGCGCTCGTCACCGGGGCCTGA
- a CDS encoding lysine 2,3-aminomutase: protein MSLLATDSAEAARFRAYGPRQLDEIADRHGLPADIRETVRLVSMVLPFRVNEYVLSQLIDWDRIPDDPMFQLVFPQRGMLTEQNERDLATLSADPASKIALRALVQQIRGRLNPHPSGQKELNVPTLEGVEIPGMQHKYRETVLYFPSQGQTCHAYCTYCFRWAQFVGDTELRFAAPDPRGLISYLEAHPDAGDVLVTGGDPMVMTTERLRNHLEPLLLLDSVRTIRIGTKSVAYWPQRYVTDPDADDVLRLFEKVVASGRNLAVMAHFSHPRELETDLARRAVARIRATGALVYCQAPLIAKVNDDPDVWSRMWRAELAAGAVPYYMFVERDTGPHDYFRVPLARAAEIYRDAYSTLPGLARTVRGPVMSATPGKVAVDGIVEKAEGRFFQLRMMQARDPSLVGRPFLAHYDPDAAWLDELRFDRSVPADIARAIAGPAWSGEPELFGTRAAAPVGSQA, encoded by the coding sequence ATGTCCCTGCTGGCAACCGATTCGGCCGAGGCGGCACGGTTCCGCGCCTACGGACCACGGCAGCTCGATGAGATAGCCGACCGCCACGGCCTGCCCGCCGACATACGGGAGACCGTCCGGCTCGTGTCGATGGTGCTGCCCTTCCGGGTCAACGAGTACGTCCTGTCGCAGCTGATCGACTGGGACCGCATCCCCGACGACCCGATGTTCCAACTGGTCTTCCCCCAGCGGGGGATGCTGACCGAACAGAACGAACGGGATCTGGCCACCCTCTCCGCCGACCCCGCGAGCAAGATCGCCCTGCGCGCCCTGGTCCAGCAGATCCGGGGCCGGCTCAACCCGCATCCCTCCGGGCAGAAGGAACTCAACGTCCCCACCCTGGAGGGCGTCGAGATCCCCGGCATGCAGCACAAGTACCGCGAGACGGTCCTGTACTTTCCGAGCCAGGGCCAGACCTGCCACGCGTACTGCACCTACTGCTTCCGCTGGGCCCAGTTCGTCGGCGACACCGAACTGCGCTTCGCCGCCCCGGACCCGCGCGGGCTGATCAGCTACCTGGAGGCCCATCCCGACGCGGGTGACGTGCTCGTCACCGGCGGCGACCCGATGGTGATGACCACCGAGCGGCTGCGCAACCACCTGGAGCCGCTGCTCCTGCTGGACAGCGTGCGGACCATCAGGATCGGTACGAAGTCCGTCGCGTACTGGCCGCAGCGCTACGTCACCGACCCCGACGCGGACGACGTCCTGAGGCTGTTCGAGAAGGTCGTCGCCTCCGGCCGCAACCTCGCCGTGATGGCCCACTTCAGCCACCCCCGCGAACTGGAGACGGACCTCGCCCGGCGGGCGGTCGCCCGCATCCGGGCCACCGGCGCCCTGGTCTACTGCCAGGCCCCGCTGATCGCCAAGGTCAACGACGACCCGGACGTGTGGAGCCGGATGTGGAGGGCCGAACTCGCCGCGGGCGCCGTGCCGTACTACATGTTCGTCGAGCGCGACACCGGCCCGCACGACTACTTCCGGGTGCCGCTCGCCCGCGCGGCGGAGATCTACCGCGACGCCTACAGCACCCTGCCGGGACTGGCCCGCACCGTGCGCGGCCCGGTGATGTCCGCGACGCCCGGCAAGGTCGCGGTGGACGGGATCGTCGAGAAGGCCGAGGGCCGCTTCTTCCAGCTGCGCATGATGCAGGCCCGTGACCCCTCGCTCGTCGGCCGCCCCTTCCTCGCGCACTACGACCCGGACGCCGCCTGGCTCGACGAACTGCGCTTCGACCGCTCGGTGCCCGCCGACATCGCCCGCGCCATCGCCGGACCGGCCTGGTCGGGCGAGCCCGAACTCTTCGGCACGAGGGCCGCCGCGCCCGTGGGGAGCCAGGCATGA
- a CDS encoding phosphopantetheine-binding protein, with the protein MPELTNHTWDEAFEAVIRPFLPYLDLSDKLAEDSQLKELGLDSMGTIELLAALESAYSVRFLDDALKLENFASPDILWNTLITKTESAA; encoded by the coding sequence ATGCCAGAACTCACGAATCACACCTGGGACGAAGCCTTCGAGGCCGTCATCCGCCCGTTCCTGCCCTATCTCGACCTGTCCGACAAACTGGCCGAAGATTCGCAGCTCAAGGAACTCGGACTGGACTCGATGGGCACGATCGAGCTGCTCGCGGCACTGGAAAGCGCCTATTCGGTGCGTTTCCTGGACGACGCCCTGAAGCTGGAGAATTTCGCCAGCCCGGACATCCTCTGGAATACGCTGATCACCAAAACAGAATCCGCCGCGTGA
- a CDS encoding PQQ-binding-like beta-propeller repeat protein, which translates to MYTRPWSPRKTARRFTLFAAMAMAATLGLAPSNACAAQAEWPTGGHDLGNSRSAAQEHTITKNNASRLKAKWTYATHGDVSATPAVVGGAVYFPDWGGYLHKIDAKTGKEIWSHKVSEYTGDAASVSRSSPTVVNGRVYIADWTKAVLMSVDAKTGNKVWTREIDTQYKAVLTQSPVVHNGVIYQGVSSRESEGAYDPTYPCCTFRGSVNAVSAATGKVLWRQFTTPDNGGKTGGYSGVAVWGTPALDPSTNTVYFTTGNNYTVPQSVSDCQTAGGTPAECYRDDNYVDTVLALDMTTGRIKWHTGAKRFDAWNTGCLPGLPPNNCPPNPGYDYDFGDGAHLFTVKGKNGRARKVIGAGEKSGEYWLMDATTGEVVWSAAAGPGGHVGGIEWGTANDDKRIYIAEANFNRLEYQLADGTTTTRSSFAALDPATGKILWQVADRTDGFAWGALTAANGVVFGGSTSGHMYALDVATGAYLWEFTAPYSSNAGPAVVDGTVYWGNGYARFADGAGTTGSSTEGTFYAFTVDGK; encoded by the coding sequence ATGTACACAAGACCCTGGTCGCCGCGGAAGACGGCCCGCAGGTTCACCCTGTTCGCCGCCATGGCGATGGCGGCCACCCTCGGCCTCGCGCCGTCCAACGCGTGTGCCGCGCAGGCCGAGTGGCCGACCGGCGGGCACGACCTGGGCAACAGCCGCTCTGCCGCCCAGGAGCACACGATCACCAAGAACAACGCGAGCCGGCTGAAGGCCAAGTGGACGTACGCCACCCACGGCGACGTGTCCGCGACGCCCGCGGTCGTCGGCGGCGCGGTCTACTTCCCCGACTGGGGCGGCTATCTGCACAAGATCGACGCGAAGACCGGCAAGGAGATCTGGTCGCACAAGGTGTCCGAGTACACCGGTGACGCGGCCTCCGTCTCCCGGTCCAGCCCGACGGTCGTCAACGGCAGGGTGTACATAGCCGACTGGACCAAGGCCGTCCTGATGTCGGTCGACGCGAAGACCGGCAACAAGGTGTGGACGCGCGAGATCGACACCCAGTACAAGGCCGTGCTGACACAGTCGCCGGTCGTGCACAACGGGGTGATCTACCAGGGCGTCTCCTCCCGCGAGTCCGAGGGCGCCTACGACCCCACGTACCCGTGCTGCACCTTCCGGGGCAGCGTGAACGCCGTCTCCGCGGCGACCGGCAAGGTGCTGTGGCGCCAGTTCACCACCCCGGACAACGGCGGGAAGACCGGCGGCTACAGCGGTGTCGCCGTCTGGGGCACCCCGGCCCTGGACCCGTCGACCAACACGGTGTACTTCACCACCGGGAACAACTACACGGTCCCGCAGTCCGTCTCCGACTGCCAGACGGCCGGCGGCACGCCCGCCGAGTGCTACCGGGACGACAACTACGTCGACACCGTCCTGGCCCTGGACATGACCACCGGCCGGATCAAGTGGCACACCGGCGCCAAGCGGTTCGACGCCTGGAACACCGGCTGCCTGCCCGGGCTGCCGCCCAACAACTGCCCGCCGAACCCGGGCTACGACTACGACTTCGGCGACGGGGCGCACCTGTTCACCGTCAAGGGGAAGAACGGCCGTGCCCGCAAGGTGATCGGCGCGGGTGAGAAGAGCGGCGAGTACTGGCTGATGGACGCCACCACCGGCGAGGTCGTCTGGAGCGCCGCGGCCGGTCCCGGCGGACACGTCGGCGGCATCGAGTGGGGCACGGCCAACGACGACAAGCGGATCTACATCGCCGAGGCCAACTTCAACAGGCTGGAGTACCAGCTGGCCGACGGCACCACCACCACGCGCAGCTCCTTCGCCGCGCTCGACCCGGCGACCGGCAAGATCCTCTGGCAGGTCGCCGACCGTACCGACGGCTTCGCCTGGGGCGCGCTGACCGCCGCCAACGGCGTCGTCTTCGGCGGCTCCACCAGTGGTCACATGTACGCGCTGGACGTGGCCACCGGCGCCTATCTGTGGGAGTTCACCGCGCCGTACTCCTCGAACGCGGGCCCCGCGGTCGTCGACGGCACCGTCTACTGGGGCAACGGCTACGCCCGGTTCGCCGACGGCGCCGGCACCACCGGCAGCAGCACCGAGGGCACCTTCTACGCCTTCACCGTGGACGGCAAGTAG
- a CDS encoding aminotransferase class I/II-fold pyridoxal phosphate-dependent enzyme: MSGMRMSPNLALNQLVAQRQAAGEQLVHLGFGESRLPAFGPLVERLVAGAHRNAYGPVAGSAEVREAAAGYFGRRRLPTDPEQIVVAPGSKPLLMAVNLTVPGDVLLPRPAWNTYAPQARLAGKHPIAVPIPQECGGVPDPAVLRETIRAARTLGHDPRIMVLTLPDNPTGTLAPPAMIRELCAIAEEEGLLIVSDEIYRDVMHDPDADYLSPAEVAPGITVVATGLSKSLAVGGWRIGVARFPEGPWGEWIRGGVVSVASEIWSTLAGPMQEVAAYAFAEPEEVRDRLRASARLHGAVAREVHRITVDAGARCRPPTGAFYVYPDFEPVREELAKHDVDDSASLARRMLDLGIVVLAGHLLGDEPGALRFKCATSMLYGADAEQQERSLAADDPLALPHVRSVLDRIEESFQRLL; encoded by the coding sequence ATGAGCGGCATGAGGATGTCCCCGAACCTGGCGCTCAACCAGCTGGTGGCGCAGCGGCAGGCAGCCGGTGAGCAATTGGTCCACCTCGGTTTCGGCGAGTCCAGGCTGCCGGCCTTCGGGCCCCTGGTGGAGCGGCTCGTCGCGGGGGCGCACCGCAACGCGTACGGCCCGGTGGCCGGTTCGGCGGAGGTACGCGAGGCGGCGGCGGGCTACTTCGGCCGCCGCAGGCTGCCCACGGACCCGGAGCAGATCGTGGTCGCCCCGGGCAGCAAGCCGCTGCTCATGGCCGTCAACCTGACGGTCCCGGGCGATGTGCTGCTGCCGCGCCCGGCGTGGAACACCTACGCGCCCCAGGCGCGGCTGGCCGGCAAGCACCCGATCGCCGTGCCGATCCCGCAGGAGTGCGGCGGGGTCCCGGACCCGGCCGTGCTGCGGGAGACGATCCGGGCGGCCCGGACACTGGGCCACGACCCGCGCATCATGGTGCTGACCCTGCCGGACAACCCGACCGGCACCCTCGCCCCGCCCGCGATGATCCGCGAACTGTGCGCGATCGCCGAGGAGGAGGGCCTGCTGATCGTCTCGGACGAGATCTACCGGGACGTCATGCACGATCCGGATGCCGACTACCTCAGCCCCGCCGAGGTGGCCCCCGGCATCACCGTGGTCGCCACCGGTCTCAGCAAGAGCCTGGCCGTGGGCGGCTGGCGCATCGGGGTGGCCCGCTTCCCCGAGGGCCCGTGGGGCGAGTGGATCCGCGGCGGTGTGGTCTCCGTGGCCAGCGAGATCTGGTCGACCCTGGCGGGGCCGATGCAGGAGGTGGCCGCGTACGCCTTCGCCGAGCCCGAGGAGGTGCGGGACCGGCTGCGGGCCAGCGCCCGGCTGCACGGGGCCGTCGCCCGTGAGGTCCACCGCATCACCGTCGACGCCGGGGCCCGCTGCCGGCCGCCGACCGGGGCGTTCTACGTCTACCCGGACTTCGAGCCGGTCCGCGAGGAGCTGGCCAAGCACGACGTGGACGACTCCGCTTCGCTGGCCCGGCGGATGCTCGACCTGGGGATCGTGGTCCTCGCCGGCCATCTGCTCGGCGACGAGCCGGGGGCCCTGCGCTTCAAGTGCGCGACCAGCATGCTCTACGGCGCGGACGCGGAGCAGCAGGAAAGGTCGCTGGCGGCCGACGACCCGCTCGCGCTGCCCCATGTCCGGTCCGTTCTCGACCGGATCGAGGAGAGTTTCCAGCGGCTCTTATGA
- a CDS encoding AMP-binding protein: MESLAPGALHARFLRGLEKSPRGVAVRVGGETVDYTTAHAAALSWAGALLAAPGGPPKAVGILTGRSPIAYVAILASLYAGLPAVPVPADFPAGKIVSMLGAAEVSALVVDEEGAALLAGSTGAELGDLPVLAPHLDGAGTRALADGTALRPLTAAPDTALAAPRSAAPQDVAYVLFTSGSTGRPKGVRLTHGNMAHYFALMDDWYDFTEADVFSQAANLNWDSAVSDLWCAWAAGAPLVSVPPHAYRDLPGFVAQHGITVWFSAPSVISLSRRTGRLEPGRMPSLRWTFFGGEALQFEDTDAWQRAAPDSAVINVYGPTEMTITTHRHRWHPEESTRLGVNGVVPLGLLHDGHGELLLDERGEPAADEGELWLSGPQLSAGYLDPQDGLGKYLEQDGVRWYRTGDRVRRLAGGELVYLGRMDSQVQVQGYRVELAEVEHALRAASPVGGAVVVGVPVANSTELVAFYLGERRSPQEFLRDLSPVLPAQLIPRHYHRLDEFPLNTNKKTDRLALTALAAERHGARVPVPVA; this comes from the coding sequence ATGGAATCATTGGCGCCAGGCGCGCTGCACGCACGTTTCCTGCGCGGCCTGGAGAAATCGCCGCGAGGAGTGGCGGTGCGCGTGGGCGGGGAGACCGTCGACTACACCACCGCCCATGCCGCGGCCCTGTCCTGGGCGGGCGCCCTGCTGGCCGCCCCCGGCGGTCCGCCGAAGGCCGTCGGCATCCTGACCGGCCGCAGCCCGATCGCGTACGTCGCCATTCTGGCGAGCCTGTACGCGGGACTGCCCGCGGTCCCGGTCCCGGCCGACTTCCCGGCCGGCAAGATCGTCTCGATGCTGGGGGCGGCGGAGGTCTCCGCCCTGGTCGTGGACGAGGAGGGCGCGGCCCTGCTCGCCGGGAGTACGGGAGCGGAGCTCGGGGACCTCCCGGTGCTGGCGCCCCACCTCGACGGGGCCGGGACGCGGGCCCTGGCCGACGGCACCGCGCTGCGGCCGCTGACGGCGGCCCCGGACACCGCGCTCGCGGCGCCCCGGTCCGCAGCGCCGCAGGACGTGGCGTACGTCCTGTTCACCTCGGGCTCCACCGGCCGCCCCAAGGGAGTCCGGCTCACCCACGGCAACATGGCGCACTACTTCGCGCTGATGGACGACTGGTACGACTTCACCGAGGCGGACGTCTTCTCCCAGGCCGCCAACCTCAACTGGGACTCGGCGGTCTCGGACCTGTGGTGCGCCTGGGCGGCCGGCGCCCCGCTCGTCTCCGTCCCCCCGCACGCCTACCGCGACCTGCCCGGCTTCGTGGCGCAGCACGGCATCACCGTGTGGTTCTCGGCGCCGAGCGTGATCTCGCTGTCGCGCCGCACCGGGCGGCTGGAGCCGGGCCGGATGCCGTCGCTGCGCTGGACGTTCTTCGGCGGCGAGGCCCTTCAGTTCGAGGACACCGACGCCTGGCAGCGGGCCGCCCCGGACTCCGCTGTGATCAACGTCTACGGGCCGACCGAGATGACCATCACCACCCACCGCCACCGCTGGCACCCCGAGGAGTCGACCCGGCTCGGCGTCAACGGGGTGGTCCCGCTCGGGCTGCTCCACGACGGCCACGGCGAGCTGCTGCTCGACGAGCGCGGTGAACCCGCCGCCGACGAGGGCGAACTGTGGCTCTCCGGCCCGCAGCTGTCGGCCGGCTACCTCGATCCGCAGGACGGCCTGGGCAAGTACCTGGAGCAGGACGGGGTGCGCTGGTACCGCACGGGCGACCGGGTCCGCCGGCTCGCCGGCGGTGAGCTGGTCTACCTGGGCCGGATGGACTCCCAGGTGCAGGTCCAGGGCTACCGCGTCGAACTGGCCGAGGTGGAGCACGCGCTGCGCGCCGCGTCCCCGGTCGGCGGGGCCGTCGTCGTCGGCGTCCCGGTGGCCAACAGCACCGAACTGGTCGCCTTCTACCTCGGCGAGCGGCGCTCCCCGCAGGAGTTCCTGCGCGATCTGTCGCCCGTCCTGCCCGCCCAGCTGATCCCGCGCCACTACCACCGGCTGGACGAGTTCCCTCTCAACACCAACAAGAAGACCGACCGGCTGGCGCTCACCGCGCTCGCGGCCGAGCGGCACGGCGCCCGGGTGCCGGTCCCTGTCGCATGA